The nucleotide window AGAAAAATTAAGTTAATCACGTTTGTTGAAATTTTGGCGTGCATCCTTTTAGCTCAGATTTTCTTACATTGCTACAATGGGGTAACATCATAACGTCATTTAATTTTCGTATATTATCTTTCTATCCATAATGTGTTCAAAGCATGCGAGCAACAAATTTTACAAGTGTTAaactttttacttttcttcaggataattttaataaatcattGGGTAAAAATGCCACCATAAGCAACCACTCATATTTGAGGACTAATCGGTTGCTTGAGAAACATCAACTGGATAATGAACCAACGGATGCAGAACTAACAGATGATTTATCATgcaaggagaaaaatagCAAATTAGAGAAACAAACGGAAGATAAATCGTCATGCGAACAATTAAATGAAAGTAATTTAAGCTGTAAAGAAGCGAAAGAAATTGATAAGAATAATATAGATTCAACGTCCGACGTTTTCAAATGTATACTTTCcagttgcgaaaaaaattctcttaGCACAGccaatcatatatataatgaaaagaaaaaaaaaaatttgagtagtagaaaatttaagaaaatgcgatttaaaaagttttgcCTAATAagtgccccattttttattctgtcATTCATATGTTGTACAATCCTATTTAATTACAGTagtaattacatatatttaggtatattttatatgttagATGTCGTAGGATTACTAATTATTATGTACGTTCTTATGAAATGctttaaatatgaatttttaaaaaaaaagaaaagcaccTAACGTTTATATGGGTAAGTCTttcttgaaaaaataatttttatgtacaatattttcaggaaaaaaaatgaaaatgtttcCTAGAAAAAAGTACATCATAAAgaatgcttcattttttttggataatCTCGTtatttgtgcatattttttttgccaaatggGAATATCCATATACATTGCTATTCTTTGctacttcttcatttttttatccttcctCGTTATGTGCTGCACAACGGATTTATTATAATGCAACAGATATAACGGTGtttctataaaatatgtatacattatGAGCTATGTGTAAATATTTGTCCTCACACAGCATTTACATAATGTAGAATTATGCACTTTGTGAAGTAAATCTACAATTACTTGCACATTTTCACATATTTTCGTTTTGAAATTAATATCTAAAAGTGCaaacattataatttttctcaattaatgatttttcttttttttttatgtgtctACCGTTATAAATCACTTGTTTatgtttgttttattttaatcctttgatgtcatttttgcacataatgaaacttttttttttgtataaacaTAAGCACAAAGGCGTCTTCATTTTAATTGATAAAATGAATGTACCGtctttgttttcattttttaataaaaaggataaatgtTGATAATGCAAATAAACGGGTCTTATAAAATAAGCAACGTGGGGTACTATGCTCATCCTAGTTGGTGGACACTTTTTTCTCGGGGCACCGCTTAACAgtgtaattattaatatgtaatGAAGCAATGCTCCTTTTAATCGCAGCAATATTAttacttcaaaattttaataaattattattaaggGAAGAAAAGTTCCATATATCACGCCACATCCTTGTGTCACCTcaattaagcaaaaattaCTGAACGttacataattaaaatgctggtaagagaaaaatattatcaccTTTTCTGCTGTGTGTACTGCTTATCGAATACTTCGCTAATCTGTGATTAGCTCTATAATAATGTTTTCACGTGacacttcctctttttcaccTCCGTACAATGTTAACTGGCATATGTGCATTTACACCTCACAAAAATATCACACTTTTGCGCAAGCCGAAGCACACATCAAATACAGGGGAATtccattttatgtaaa belongs to Plasmodium vivax chromosome 3, whole genome shotgun sequence and includes:
- a CDS encoding hypothetical protein (encoded by transcript PVX_001110A) — its product is DNFNKSLGKNATISNHSYLRTNRLLEKHQLDNEPTDAELTDDLSCKEKNSKLEKQTEDKSSCEQLNESNLSCKEAKEIDKNNIDSTSDVFKCILSSCEKNSLSTANHIYNEKKKKNLSSRKFKKMRFKKFCLISAPFFILSFICCTILFNYSSNYIYLGIFYMLDVVGLLIIMYVLMKCFKYEFLKKKKST